The following are encoded in a window of Halorarum salinum genomic DNA:
- a CDS encoding ABC transporter ATP-binding protein, translated as MSEAADVPTESGAEAAAEGGSEPPLVVRDLRKTFGGITAVDGASFSVEAGSLTGLIGPNGAGKSTTFNLITGVHKPTGGTVRFRGEDITGMSTPRIANRGLVRTFQIARELEEMTVLENMMLAPKGQIGERFWYSVLPGLRGRVIEQEEELRERAWRQLEFFEIDHLAEEYAGNLSGGQRKLLEMARALLTDPELVLLDEPLAGVNPTLEEKLLDRIHELREQGNTFLLVEHDMDVIMENCERVIVMHQGQVLAEGAPAEITGDERVVEAYLGGDV; from the coding sequence ATGAGTGAGGCGGCGGACGTTCCGACGGAGTCGGGGGCCGAGGCGGCCGCCGAGGGCGGGTCGGAGCCGCCGCTGGTCGTCCGGGACCTCCGGAAGACGTTCGGCGGCATCACGGCCGTCGACGGCGCGAGCTTCTCCGTCGAGGCCGGGAGCCTCACGGGGCTCATCGGCCCGAACGGCGCGGGGAAGTCGACCACGTTCAACCTGATCACGGGGGTCCACAAGCCGACGGGCGGCACCGTGCGGTTCCGCGGCGAGGACATCACCGGGATGTCGACCCCCCGCATCGCGAACCGGGGGCTCGTCAGAACGTTCCAGATCGCCCGCGAACTGGAGGAGATGACCGTGCTGGAGAACATGATGCTCGCCCCGAAGGGACAGATCGGCGAGCGGTTCTGGTACTCGGTGCTCCCTGGGCTGCGCGGGCGGGTGATCGAACAGGAGGAGGAGCTCCGGGAGCGCGCCTGGCGACAGCTGGAGTTCTTCGAGATCGACCACCTCGCCGAGGAGTACGCGGGGAACCTCTCGGGCGGCCAGCGGAAGCTGCTGGAGATGGCACGCGCCCTGCTGACGGACCCGGAGCTGGTCCTGCTGGACGAGCCGCTGGCGGGCGTCAACCCCACGCTGGAGGAGAAGCTGCTCGACCGCATCCACGAACTGCGCGAGCAGGGGAACACGTTCCTGCTCGTCGAACACGACATGGACGTCATCATGGAGAACTGCGAACGCGTCATCGTCATGCACCAGGGGCAGGTGCTCGCGGAGGGCGCGCCCGCGGAGATCACCGGCGACGAACGGGTCGTCGAGGCGTACCTCGGGGGTGACGTCTGA
- a CDS encoding branched-chain amino acid ABC transporter permease, whose amino-acid sequence MSDRTLSRAGGLLDVPAWNAYRDWFRGRWAEGGRVAWGTAIGHLVVGLLAFAAVVSFDLGSLPIGGSLIGFLYVLAVAGTLYLATAPPAEPYLAWLDERWMTSDVDKLLIVLGHVSLGFFVFAVALGLPFNGLVNSLRSVFFFTAVYAMMVLALNLHWGYTGVFNIGIAAFMAVGVYAMAILSGPTEAGVAGVAGLGLPLPVAIVGGVLAAAFVGLLAALPALRLRADYFAIVTVAFSEIVRLTLTSQTFQEFTIPFTGIETGTGGAGGISMPVNPIRHLFFDGGDPALLGSVLFPVFRDLRVQLIPPGSSWLGIVPLPEFTLDLAVNPPVIVGVAYLFVLAGGVALFYVLLVRVGNSPFGRVLKAIREDEQVAEALGKDTRRFKIVAFMFGCGLMGLGGIMWHGSQGFTNPGAFRPIITFYVWVALIIGGAGSNTGSVLGGALFASLLWEGPTYLRRVVTNYVSFGDTPNAFPAAVSPFLEGEVLPFLAFLLDNVSALRFILVGVLLVWLMQRRPEGLLGHRKEEAAAVPLARPATRSDGGGGDE is encoded by the coding sequence GTGAGCGACCGGACGCTGAGCCGCGCCGGCGGGCTCCTCGACGTCCCCGCCTGGAACGCCTACCGCGACTGGTTCCGCGGCCGCTGGGCGGAGGGCGGCAGGGTCGCGTGGGGAACCGCGATCGGCCACCTGGTCGTCGGACTGCTGGCGTTCGCCGCGGTGGTCTCGTTCGACCTCGGCTCGTTGCCGATCGGCGGGAGCCTGATCGGCTTCCTCTACGTGCTCGCGGTGGCCGGGACGCTGTATCTCGCGACCGCTCCGCCCGCCGAGCCGTACCTCGCGTGGCTCGACGAGCGCTGGATGACCTCCGACGTGGACAAGTTGCTCATCGTCCTCGGCCACGTGTCGCTGGGCTTTTTCGTCTTCGCGGTCGCGCTCGGGCTCCCGTTCAACGGCCTCGTCAACTCGCTCAGGTCCGTGTTCTTCTTCACCGCGGTGTACGCGATGATGGTGCTCGCGCTGAACCTCCACTGGGGGTACACGGGCGTGTTCAACATCGGCATCGCCGCCTTCATGGCCGTCGGCGTGTACGCGATGGCCATCCTCTCGGGCCCCACCGAAGCAGGCGTCGCCGGCGTCGCGGGGCTCGGCCTGCCGCTCCCGGTCGCCATCGTGGGCGGCGTGCTGGCGGCCGCGTTCGTGGGGCTGCTGGCGGCGCTGCCGGCGCTCCGCCTGCGGGCGGACTACTTCGCCATCGTCACCGTGGCGTTCTCTGAGATCGTCCGTCTCACGCTCACCTCCCAGACGTTCCAGGAGTTCACGATCCCGTTCACGGGGATCGAGACGGGGACCGGCGGGGCGGGCGGCATCTCGATGCCCGTCAACCCGATCCGGCACCTGTTCTTCGACGGCGGCGATCCGGCGCTGCTCGGATCGGTGCTGTTCCCGGTGTTCAGGGACCTCCGCGTCCAGTTGATACCCCCGGGCAGTTCGTGGCTCGGGATCGTTCCGCTCCCCGAGTTCACGCTCGATCTGGCCGTGAACCCGCCGGTCATCGTGGGCGTCGCGTACCTGTTCGTGCTGGCCGGCGGCGTCGCCCTGTTCTACGTGCTGCTCGTCAGGGTCGGCAACTCGCCGTTCGGCCGGGTGCTGAAGGCCATCCGGGAGGACGAGCAGGTCGCCGAGGCGCTCGGCAAGGACACCCGACGGTTCAAGATCGTCGCGTTCATGTTCGGCTGCGGGCTGATGGGGCTGGGCGGCATCATGTGGCACGGCAGCCAGGGGTTCACGAACCCCGGCGCGTTCCGGCCGATCATCACCTTCTACGTCTGGGTGGCGCTCATCATCGGCGGCGCCGGCTCGAACACGGGGAGCGTCCTCGGCGGGGCGCTGTTCGCCTCGCTGCTCTGGGAGGGGCCGACGTACCTCCGGCGCGTGGTGACCAACTACGTCAGCTTCGGGGACACCCCGAACGCGTTCCCCGCCGCGGTCTCGCCGTTCCTGGAGGGGGAGGTGCTGCCGTTCCTCGCGTTCCTGCTCGACAACGTCTCGGCGCTCCGGTTCATCCTCGTCGGCGTGCTGCTCGTCTGGCTGATGCAGCGCCGGCCGGAGGGGCTGCTCGGCCACCGCAAGGAGGAGGCCGCCGCGGTGCCGCTCGCCCGTCCCGCCACCCGGTCCGACGGGGGTGGTGGCGATGAGTGA
- a CDS encoding branched-chain amino acid ABC transporter permease: MGITESYARGRRVLGDRLPVVVTALLCGVLAVDLLRRLATGDLGGANLLGYLWEGLVVGLSIGLAGVGLSMTYSILNFANFGHGDYVTSGAFAGWAATWAIAGFGQFDLTSLLFIGQLSTRELGVSIATTPLAILAGIVVAGAFTVALSLVIDRLVYRPMRDQGGISLLIASIGVALALRYVIYIVFGQRTRGLTNSQAAPEYTVAVGAGAVEIGAHQVTLVLVAGALMLGLHLLLQRTKLGKAMRAMADNEDLARVTGIPTERVVRFTWIIGGGLAGAGGFLIALERGTMNFQFGWVLLLLIFAAVILGGIGSVYGAMFGGVVMGVAQNLSLVWIPNEFSTVAAFAVMIFVLLFKPEGIFSGVTTA; encoded by the coding sequence ATGGGTATCACTGAATCCTACGCGCGCGGACGGCGCGTGCTCGGCGACCGGCTCCCGGTCGTCGTGACCGCGCTTCTCTGTGGCGTTCTGGCGGTCGACCTCCTTCGCAGACTGGCGACCGGCGATCTCGGCGGCGCCAACCTCCTCGGCTATCTCTGGGAGGGGCTCGTCGTCGGCCTGTCGATCGGGCTGGCCGGCGTCGGGCTGTCGATGACGTACAGCATCCTGAACTTCGCGAACTTCGGTCACGGCGACTACGTCACCAGCGGGGCGTTCGCCGGCTGGGCCGCGACCTGGGCGATCGCCGGGTTCGGCCAGTTCGACCTGACGTCGCTGCTGTTCATCGGTCAGCTCTCGACCCGGGAGCTCGGCGTCTCCATCGCGACGACGCCGCTGGCCATCCTCGCCGGCATCGTCGTGGCGGGTGCGTTCACCGTCGCGCTCTCGCTCGTGATCGACAGGCTCGTCTACAGGCCGATGCGCGACCAGGGCGGCATCTCGCTGCTCATCGCCTCCATCGGCGTCGCGCTCGCTCTCCGGTACGTCATCTACATCGTGTTCGGCCAGCGCACCCGCGGGCTGACGAACTCCCAGGCCGCGCCCGAGTACACGGTCGCGGTCGGGGCGGGCGCGGTCGAAATCGGCGCCCACCAGGTGACCCTCGTGCTCGTCGCCGGCGCGCTGATGCTCGGGCTGCACCTGCTGCTCCAGCGGACGAAACTCGGCAAGGCGATGCGCGCGATGGCCGACAACGAGGACCTCGCTCGGGTCACCGGCATCCCGACCGAGCGGGTCGTCCGGTTCACCTGGATCATCGGCGGCGGACTGGCCGGCGCCGGCGGCTTCCTCATCGCGCTGGAGCGCGGGACGATGAACTTCCAGTTCGGCTGGGTGCTGCTGCTCCTCATCTTCGCGGCGGTCATCCTCGGCGGCATCGGCTCCGTCTACGGCGCGATGTTCGGCGGCGTCGTCATGGGCGTCGCACAGAACCTCTCGCTGGTGTGGATTCCCAACGAGTTCTCCACCGTGGCCGCGTTCGCGGTGATGATCTTCGTCCTCCTGTTCAAGCCGGAGGGCATCTTCTCGGGGGTGACGACGGCGTGA
- a CDS encoding GNAT family N-acetyltransferase, whose product MEGVTVEPATMDDVDALADRWVALAAGQRAHGSSLLADENRPVARDAVARHVVTGGLLVARGPDGVRGFVMFAPETGSYEEDVDRGVVTNLYVDPEHREGGLGGRLLAEAEAALAAEGADVVSLEAMADNRAARRFYAGAGYHEHRITFEKRLGTGENDTDSREGE is encoded by the coding sequence ATGGAGGGGGTGACCGTCGAACCCGCGACGATGGACGACGTGGACGCGCTCGCCGACCGGTGGGTCGCGCTCGCGGCCGGCCAGCGCGCCCACGGGTCGTCGCTGCTCGCGGACGAGAACCGCCCCGTCGCCCGGGACGCGGTGGCCCGCCACGTCGTCACCGGCGGCCTCCTCGTCGCCCGCGGCCCGGACGGCGTTCGCGGCTTCGTGATGTTCGCCCCCGAGACGGGGAGCTACGAGGAGGATGTCGATCGGGGGGTCGTCACGAACCTCTACGTGGACCCGGAGCACCGCGAGGGGGGGCTCGGGGGGCGCCTGCTCGCCGAGGCCGAGGCGGCGCTCGCCGCCGAGGGGGCGGACGTGGTCTCCCTCGAGGCGATGGCGGACAACCGGGCGGCACGCCGGTTCTACGCGGGGGCCGGCTACCACGAACACCGGATCACGTTCGAGAAGCGCCTGGGGACGGGCGAAAACGATACCGATTCAAGGGAGGGCGAGTAA
- a CDS encoding helix-turn-helix domain-containing protein gives MSTESASGHGVTRVEFSLTSPEYPFVGVSVEDGGRMVLEENVVRGDGICSEFFRVEGVRPERIVELAEVRDGFDARTLAGRETGGLVEVIAADDCPLQFLAERGALPVDAHSVDGEGRVVADIPDSEDVGSIVREFLESHPDAVLVSKRSGSPARSILSGGATSEFGADAMTDRQREVLVAAQEAGYYDWPRETNGSELAEQLDVTPPTLHKHLRAAEGKIVADFVERCSRPFETDR, from the coding sequence ATGAGCACCGAGTCAGCCTCTGGGCACGGAGTCACGCGCGTCGAGTTCTCCCTCACGAGTCCGGAGTACCCGTTCGTCGGCGTCTCCGTGGAGGACGGCGGTCGGATGGTCCTCGAAGAGAACGTCGTGCGCGGCGACGGGATCTGCTCGGAGTTCTTCAGGGTCGAGGGCGTCCGCCCGGAACGGATCGTCGAACTCGCGGAGGTCCGTGACGGCTTCGACGCCAGGACGCTCGCCGGACGCGAGACGGGCGGGCTCGTCGAGGTGATCGCGGCGGACGACTGTCCGCTCCAGTTCCTCGCTGAACGCGGGGCGCTGCCCGTCGACGCGCACAGCGTGGACGGCGAGGGTCGCGTCGTCGCGGACATCCCGGACTCCGAGGACGTCGGGTCGATCGTCCGGGAGTTCCTCGAGTCACACCCCGACGCCGTGCTGGTCTCGAAGCGGTCGGGCTCGCCCGCCAGGTCCATCCTCTCGGGCGGGGCGACGTCCGAGTTCGGGGCCGACGCGATGACCGACCGACAGCGGGAGGTCCTCGTGGCCGCCCAGGAGGCCGGGTACTACGACTGGCCCCGCGAGACGAACGGCAGCGAGCTCGCCGAGCAACTGGACGTCACCCCGCCGACGCTCCACAAGCACCTCCGGGCCGCGGAGGGGAAGATCGTCGCCGACTTCGTCGAGCGGTGCTCCAGGCCGTTCGAAACCGACCGTTGA
- a CDS encoding HalOD1 output domain-containing protein — translation MNRERMQESERTPLVSESVPEDRPVTVTVVSAVATALDESPLSLPPLYGSVDVDALEEIVAGQRESGRVRFTYCEHLVSVGGDGVVRVFDGAEGRPSG, via the coding sequence ATGAATCGGGAACGGATGCAGGAGTCGGAGCGGACGCCGCTCGTCAGCGAATCCGTGCCGGAGGACCGGCCCGTCACCGTCACGGTCGTCTCCGCCGTGGCGACGGCGCTGGACGAGTCCCCGCTGAGCCTTCCCCCGCTGTACGGGTCGGTCGACGTGGACGCCCTCGAGGAGATCGTCGCCGGGCAGCGGGAGTCCGGCCGGGTGCGGTTCACCTACTGTGAGCACCTCGTCTCGGTCGGGGGCGACGGGGTCGTCCGGGTTTTCGACGGGGCCGAGGGCCGCCCGTCGGGCTAG
- a CDS encoding DUF7351 domain-containing protein, protein MDDEGGECLSPEAAFALLGDELRLDILFALYESTEREDCQGDSVTYSTLREAVGEPDSGKFNYHLSRLQGQFVEKLDHGYAMRHAGSTVVRAVLSGTFTDDPRFGPAPTGKPCFRCDGDVSVSYRNEHVFTQCDTCEGSLTLRFTPPGTLSALPYPPAGLDARTAGETVELAHARFEHEVGMLAADSCPDCGGPTGRELVVCSDHDAGDRTRCGECDLSIGAVARLECTTCGCGRVTPPLLAHLGRPAVLELLDADGSSPSAWTRFTRAMTRPYEVGDPDEPAVTYAMGDDLVRVGGDLTLTLE, encoded by the coding sequence ATGGACGACGAGGGAGGAGAGTGCCTGTCGCCCGAGGCGGCGTTCGCGTTGCTCGGCGACGAACTCCGCCTCGACATCCTCTTCGCCCTGTACGAGTCCACCGAGCGGGAGGACTGCCAGGGAGACTCGGTCACGTACTCGACGCTGCGGGAGGCAGTCGGCGAACCCGACAGCGGGAAGTTCAACTACCATCTCAGCCGGCTCCAGGGGCAGTTCGTGGAGAAACTCGACCACGGCTACGCGATGCGTCACGCCGGAAGCACCGTCGTCCGCGCGGTGCTCAGCGGGACTTTCACCGACGATCCCCGGTTCGGCCCGGCTCCGACGGGGAAGCCGTGCTTCCGCTGTGACGGGGACGTCTCCGTCTCCTACAGGAACGAGCACGTGTTCACGCAGTGTGACACCTGCGAGGGCAGCCTCACGCTTCGGTTCACGCCGCCGGGGACGCTCTCGGCGCTCCCGTACCCCCCGGCCGGGCTGGACGCCCGGACCGCCGGGGAGACGGTCGAACTCGCCCACGCCAGGTTCGAACACGAGGTGGGCATGCTCGCCGCCGACTCCTGCCCGGACTGCGGGGGCCCGACGGGCCGGGAACTCGTCGTCTGTTCCGACCACGACGCCGGGGACCGAACCCGGTGTGGGGAGTGTGACCTCTCGATCGGAGCGGTCGCGCGACTCGAGTGTACCACCTGTGGTTGCGGCAGGGTCACGCCCCCGCTGCTCGCTCACCTTGGACGCCCGGCCGTCCTCGAACTGCTCGATGCCGACGGCTCCTCGCCCTCGGCGTGGACGCGCTTCACGAGGGCGATGACCCGCCCCTACGAGGTCGGGGACCCCGACGAACCCGCGGTGACGTACGCGATGGGGGACGACCTGGTCAGGGTCGGCGGCGACCTGACGCTCACCCTCGAGTGA
- the msrA gene encoding peptide-methionine (S)-S-oxide reductase MsrA, which translates to MSEHERATLAGGCFWCVEAAFEELAGVTSVTSGYAGGHVANPTYEEVCSETTGHAEVVQVEYDPEEIGYADLLRVFFTIHDPTTLNRQGPDVGESYRSAIFYQDDAQREIAEEFVAELEAEGAYDDPIVTEIEPLEAFYEAEEYHQDYYAKNPGDGYCQFNADPKIAKVREKFADEVTHEARTTDD; encoded by the coding sequence ATGAGCGAACACGAACGAGCGACGCTGGCCGGCGGCTGTTTCTGGTGCGTCGAGGCCGCCTTCGAGGAACTGGCGGGCGTGACGTCCGTGACTTCCGGCTACGCCGGCGGCCACGTCGCGAACCCCACCTACGAGGAGGTCTGCAGCGAGACGACCGGCCACGCGGAGGTCGTACAGGTCGAGTACGATCCCGAGGAGATCGGCTACGCCGACCTGCTCCGGGTCTTCTTCACGATCCACGACCCGACAACGCTGAACCGCCAGGGGCCCGACGTCGGCGAGTCCTACCGGTCGGCGATCTTCTACCAGGACGACGCGCAGCGCGAGATCGCCGAGGAGTTCGTCGCGGAACTGGAGGCCGAGGGCGCCTACGACGACCCGATCGTCACGGAGATCGAGCCGCTGGAGGCGTTCTACGAGGCCGAGGAGTACCACCAGGACTACTACGCGAAGAACCCGGGCGACGGCTACTGCCAGTTCAACGCCGACCCGAAGATCGCGAAGGTCCGCGAGAAGTTCGCGGACGAGGTGACGCACGAAGCGAGGACTACCGACGACTGA
- a CDS encoding MEDS domain-containing protein codes for MRNEVERGNERRDPDCGSGLKGLRRSSEFRGPVESPDDHDHSNDHLALIYESREEQFASAIPFIRQGLERGERCLYVADDNPREDVLTAMRDHGIDVDAALESGALSVRTPADTYRRTGEFDRATMLEFWEESLERAKGEGGHTGLRAAAEMTWALNGDTSPDDLLEYEAVLNSLYRDEDYVVMCQYNRERFPAAVTHDVIKTHPHVISDGTVSRNFYYTPPETYFGPEEMEPKVDRMLQSLRERTEVKTELRERQEYLARVFESSHDAILIVDPRADEIVDANSAATEMLGYTHDELLTLGPSDLYPDELDRFQAFVEKVVANGTGWIDELNCRTKSRGRIPAEISASRMEHDGRSVVLAVARDVSERRKWERAQRKLYEITADPDRPFDEKLQAVFELGCEQFDLDLGGIARVDPETDLFEVETISDEHDHLVPGERYPLSETYCRMATDDGVTVDVTDPVGQDFEGELCYDRFGVEAYLGTYIELGDGDGRTFFFLSNRPRKEEFSEVERTLHHLMGQWVKYELERRQRERELRERTEHLSAIVETTPECIKTVAADGTLLQMNPAGLDMVEADSASDVIGECIYDLIAPEHRQSFREFNERICRGERGTMEFDVVGLDGRRRHMETHAAPLCSPDGKISHVALTRDITDQMERERELERALDLLEKTERIADVGGWEIDTGTMEVFWSDHLFELLGASADEEPRLDGALDLYHEEDRSIVENAIEAALESGDPFDVEARIRAGSNGVRWLRVQGIPETVDGDVVSLRGAAQDVTERKRREQRLEEVIDRLEASNDRLEQFAYAASHDLQEPLRMVSSYLQLIEDRYKDELDEDGEEFIEFAVDGADRMRTMVKGLLEYSRVETRGDPLEPVDLDAVFDDVLSDLRIQIEESNAGITADELPRVTGDASQLRQVLQNLLENAITYSGDEPPRIHVSAERAGSEWNVSVRDEGIGIEPEHQERVFEVFQRLHTRGEYDGTGIGLALCERIVERHDGEIRVESDPGQGTTFSFTLPAVRTRDR; via the coding sequence GTGCGTAACGAAGTCGAGCGCGGCAACGAGCGGAGGGACCCGGACTGCGGGAGCGGGCTCAAGGGGCTACGTCGGAGTTCGGAGTTTCGAGGACCAGTCGAGTCCCCGGACGATCACGACCACTCGAACGACCACCTCGCGCTCATCTACGAGAGTCGAGAGGAGCAGTTCGCGTCCGCGATCCCGTTCATCCGTCAGGGGCTCGAACGTGGCGAGCGCTGTCTGTACGTCGCCGACGACAACCCCCGGGAGGACGTCCTGACGGCGATGCGGGACCACGGCATCGACGTGGACGCGGCCCTCGAATCGGGTGCGCTCTCCGTCCGCACGCCGGCGGACACGTACCGCCGAACCGGCGAGTTCGATCGGGCCACGATGCTGGAGTTCTGGGAGGAGTCGCTCGAACGGGCGAAAGGCGAGGGCGGCCACACGGGGCTCAGAGCGGCCGCCGAGATGACGTGGGCGCTGAACGGGGACACGAGCCCCGACGACCTGCTCGAGTACGAGGCCGTGCTCAATTCGCTCTACCGGGACGAGGACTACGTCGTCATGTGCCAGTACAACAGGGAGCGGTTCCCGGCAGCGGTCACCCACGACGTCATCAAGACCCATCCACACGTCATCTCCGACGGGACCGTCTCGCGGAACTTCTACTACACGCCACCCGAGACGTACTTCGGCCCCGAGGAGATGGAGCCGAAGGTCGATCGCATGCTGCAGTCGCTGCGGGAGCGGACCGAGGTGAAGACGGAGTTGCGGGAACGGCAGGAGTACCTCGCGCGAGTGTTCGAGAGCAGTCACGACGCCATCCTCATCGTCGACCCCCGGGCGGACGAGATCGTCGACGCGAACTCGGCCGCTACCGAGATGCTCGGCTACACGCACGACGAACTGCTGACGCTCGGTCCCTCCGACCTATACCCCGATGAACTCGACAGGTTCCAGGCGTTCGTCGAGAAGGTGGTCGCGAACGGCACCGGTTGGATAGACGAACTCAACTGCCGCACCAAATCGCGGGGGCGGATTCCGGCGGAGATCTCCGCGTCCCGGATGGAACACGACGGGCGGTCGGTCGTGCTTGCCGTGGCCCGCGACGTCTCCGAGCGCAGGAAGTGGGAACGTGCACAGCGGAAACTGTACGAAATCACGGCCGATCCCGATCGGCCGTTCGACGAGAAACTCCAGGCAGTCTTCGAACTGGGCTGTGAGCAGTTCGACCTCGACCTGGGCGGGATCGCCCGGGTCGATCCCGAGACCGACCTGTTCGAGGTGGAGACGATCAGCGACGAGCACGACCACCTCGTGCCGGGCGAACGGTATCCGCTCTCGGAAACGTACTGCCGGATGGCCACGGACGACGGAGTGACCGTCGACGTAACTGATCCCGTCGGCCAGGACTTCGAAGGCGAACTCTGTTACGACCGGTTCGGCGTCGAGGCGTACCTCGGAACGTACATCGAACTCGGAGACGGTGACGGCCGGACGTTCTTCTTCCTCTCGAACCGCCCCCGGAAGGAGGAGTTCTCGGAGGTCGAACGAACCCTCCACCACCTGATGGGGCAGTGGGTGAAGTACGAACTCGAGCGCCGCCAACGCGAGCGGGAACTGCGCGAGCGCACGGAGCATCTGAGTGCGATCGTCGAGACCACACCCGAATGCATCAAGACCGTCGCCGCCGACGGCACCTTGCTCCAGATGAACCCCGCCGGGCTGGACATGGTCGAAGCGGACTCCGCGTCGGACGTGATCGGCGAGTGCATCTACGACCTGATCGCCCCCGAGCACCGCCAGTCGTTCCGTGAGTTCAACGAGCGAATCTGTCGGGGAGAACGCGGGACCATGGAGTTCGACGTCGTCGGTTTGGACGGCAGGCGCCGGCACATGGAAACGCACGCGGCACCGCTGTGTAGCCCCGACGGAAAGATCTCGCACGTGGCGCTGACACGCGACATCACCGACCAGATGGAGCGCGAACGCGAACTCGAACGGGCGCTCGACCTGCTCGAGAAGACCGAGCGCATCGCGGACGTCGGCGGCTGGGAGATCGACACGGGGACGATGGAGGTGTTCTGGTCCGACCACCTCTTCGAACTCCTGGGGGCGTCCGCCGACGAGGAGCCGCGGCTGGACGGTGCCCTCGATCTGTACCACGAGGAGGACAGGTCGATCGTCGAGAACGCCATCGAGGCGGCGCTCGAATCCGGCGACCCGTTCGACGTGGAGGCGCGAATCCGTGCGGGAAGTAACGGAGTACGCTGGCTCCGGGTTCAGGGGATTCCGGAGACCGTCGACGGTGACGTCGTTTCGCTCCGCGGGGCGGCCCAGGACGTCACCGAGCGCAAACGGCGCGAGCAACGGTTAGAGGAGGTGATCGACAGGCTCGAAGCGTCCAACGACCGCCTCGAGCAGTTCGCGTACGCCGCTTCCCACGACCTCCAGGAGCCGCTGCGGATGGTCTCGAGTTACCTGCAGCTGATCGAGGACCGATACAAGGACGAACTCGACGAGGACGGCGAGGAGTTCATCGAGTTCGCCGTCGACGGCGCCGACCGGATGCGCACGATGGTGAAAGGGCTGCTCGAGTACTCCCGGGTCGAGACGCGGGGCGACCCCCTGGAACCCGTCGACCTCGATGCCGTGTTCGACGACGTGTTGTCGGACCTCCGGATCCAGATCGAGGAGAGCAACGCCGGGATCACCGCCGACGAACTCCCCCGCGTTACGGGTGACGCCAGCCAGCTCCGCCAGGTGCTCCAGAACTTGCTCGAGAACGCGATCACCTACAGCGGCGACGAGCCGCCGCGGATCCACGTCTCGGCCGAACGCGCCGGGTCCGAGTGGAACGTGTCGGTCCGCGACGAGGGCATCGGCATCGAACCGGAGCACCAGGAGCGAGTCTTCGAGGTGTTCCAACGACTCCACACCCGCGGCGAGTACGACGGGACCGGCATCGGCCTCGCGCTGTGCGAACGGATCGTCGAGCGTCACGACGGCGAGATCCGCGTCGAGTCCGACCCCGGTCAGGGGACGACGTTCTCCTTTACGCTTCCCGCAGTACGGACTCGCGACCGATGA
- a CDS encoding DUF7563 family protein produces the protein MPECQNCGSFVTEGYVRVFAPEGMTEPRVCPQCEDKVRDGGDVREARSRRH, from the coding sequence ATGCCGGAGTGTCAAAACTGTGGGTCGTTCGTCACCGAGGGATACGTTCGGGTGTTCGCGCCGGAGGGGATGACCGAACCCCGCGTGTGCCCACAGTGTGAGGACAAGGTCCGCGACGGCGGGGACGTCCGCGAGGCGCGAAGCAGGCGACACTGA